AGCGGATCCGGCATGGGGCCGCCGGGCCGCCCGAACTCCACAGCGGTGACCGGGATGTTCCCCGTCAGCGCGTTCTCCCAGGCCACCCGCAGCCGCCGGCCGCGGACCGTCTCGATCGTCGGACCCGGATAACTGCCCTCGTACGTCCACATCCGGACCGCCGGCAGCTCCGAGTGCACGGTGACGTCGGCGGTACGCATCCGCACGGTCAGCTCGTCGAACCCGCCGCGCTCACGCGGACGCAGCACCGGCGGCGTGCGCAGCGGGTCCTTGAACTTCGTCAGCAGCAGTCCGTCCGCCGACGGCTCGGCGCCCCCGGCCGGAACCGGGCCGGGCGAGGCGAAGACGGACGACGACGACACGAACGCACCCAGCCCGGCGACGGCACCACCGCGCAGCAGGGTGCGCCGGCCGACCGAGTACGGATCCGGTATTGCGGCAGACGCGGTCTCCATGCGCCGGATCGTAGGCAATGACCCCTCCAGAACCGCTCGAGGCCGACTGCACACCCCCCGGCCAGGCGCCCGCCTACACCACGGCCATCTCGCCGTCCCGCCGCACCAGCGTCGCGTAATGACCGCCCAGGGCGAGCAGTTCGTCATGGGTGCCGCGCTCGGCGACCCGCCCCCCGTCCAGGACCAGGATCTCGTCGGCGTTGCGGACGGTCGACAGCCGGTGCGCGACCGTGATCGTCGTACGGCCGGCGCTCGCCGCGTCGACGGCCTGCTGCACGGCCCGCTCGGTCTGCGTGTCCAGCGCACTGGTCGCCTCGTCCAGCACCAGCACCGGCGGATCACGCAGGATCGCCCGTGCGATGGCCAGCCGCTGCTTCTCCCCGCCGGAGAACCGGTACCCGCGCTCGCCCACCACCGTGTCGTAGCCGTCGGGCAGCGACATCAGATAGTCGTGGATGTGCGCCACCCGCGCCGCCGCGACCAGCTCCTCGTCACTCGCGTCCGGCTTGGCGAACCGCAGATTGTCCGCGACCGACGCATGGAAGAGATACGTCTCCTGGGAGACCACACCCACAGCGGCGGCAAGCGTGTCGAACGACAGGTCACGCACATCGACACCATCGATCGTCACCACGCCCGACGTCGCGTCGTACAGCCGCGGAATGAGGTAACTCAGCGTCGTCTTGCCCGACCCGGTCTCCCCGACGACGGCGAGACTGCGCCCCGCGCCCACCGTCACATCGACACCCTCCAGCGTCGCCCGCTCGGCCCCCGCATAGCGGAAACCGACCCCGCGCAACTGCACCTCGCCCCGCAGACTCGCCGGCACCACCGGCCGCTCCGGCTCGGCCACGTCCACGGGCAGGTCGAGATACTCGAAGATCCGGCCGAACAACTCCAGGGAACTCTGAATGTCCAGACCGATCGTCAGCAGCCGCTGCGCCGGCCGGAACAGGATCTGCTGGAGCGTGGCGAACGCGACCAGCGCACCGATGGAGACGGACATGTGGCCGCCGCCGGCACTCAGCCCCGCCACCCAGTAGATCACCGCCGGCATGGCCGCCATCACGATCCAGATCGTGGACTGATACCACAGGCCCGCCGTGCTGGCCCGCACCTCGATGTCGGTCAGCTTGCGCGACTGCCCCGCGAACGCGTCACTGAGCGAACGCGAACGGCCCATGGTGTGACCGAGCATGATCCCGCTGACCGACAGCGACTCCTGGACGTTCGACGACAGGTCGGCGAACTGACGCTGCCGCGCACGGGTCAGGACCCGCAGCTCGTCCCCGACATGACGGCTCACCCACACGAAACCCGGCAGCACGAACAGCGAGGCGAGGGTGAGCCGCCAGTCGAGCAGCGCCATCGCGGTGACCGTCGTGAGCACCGTGGTCACGTCCGACACCAGCGCCGTCGCCGTCGTCGTCACCGTCACCTGCATCCCGCCGATGTCGTTGGCGATCCGCGACTGCACCTCACCGGTACGGGTCCGGGTGAAGAAGGCCAGCGACATGCGCTGCAGATGGGAGTAGACGGCGGTCCGCAGATCGTGCATGACGAGCTGGCCGACCTTCGCGGACAGATAGGTCTGCCACACGTTGAACGAGCTGTTCGCGACCGCGACGACGACCATGCCCAGCGCGAGCACGGACAGCAGCCCCGTCCTGCCCTGCGGCAGCGCCACATCGATGATCTCGCGGATCAGGAACGGATTGACGAGAGAGACCAGCGACGAAGCCACCACCAGCACCCCGACGAACAGCAGGCTCCTGCGGTAGGGACGGAACAGCTTGAGAATGCGCCGCTTGGGCACAGGAACATGAGCAGCGGCCGGCCCGGTGCGCCTCACCTGGGTCTCCTTCTTCGTCGGCTTGTCCTCGGGCGGAACGTCTGGCAGGCCGCACACCGCGGCCACCTCTCACAGGTCCTTGACCGGCGCCGTCCACCGCACGAACTCCTCCTGCGACAGAGGCGGCAGACACGGCTGCTCGACGAGCGGCAACGCGTACCCGGACCACGGACGGGGCGGCAGCGCCCCGAACCATCCGAACCCCATCCACATGACGCCCTCGCCGAAACCGCGGCCCAGCGCCCTCATGGCCCTGGCCGGTGCCTGCCGTGCCCGCATGACGGTCTCCGTTTCGCCGGCCCACCCCGTTCACCGCCACCCTGACCCAAGCGCCTCAACAACCGGCGGGCGATCCGTCGACTCCGGCTGGAGGCCCGGCCGAGCCCCTCAGCCGCTGCCCGCAGCGGCCGGCCGGGAAGCCCGGGGCACGGCGAGCGCCTCCCGCACCGCGCCGGCGGCCTCGGCGGCCTGCGCCCGGATCTCCGCAGCGGCGGTGGTCTCCAGCAGGTTCCCCCGCCGCAGGGCCCCGATCGTCCACAGCCGCACACCCCGCACACCCGCCGCGGGCACCAGCCGCCCCTCCTCCCCGGTGCCGAGACCGACACCGGCCGGACCGGGCCGGGCCTGACCCTGCTCCAGCAGGCAGCGCACCAGGGGACCGCCGGTGCCGCGCAGGTCCATGCGCGCCCCGGTGCATGCGACGACCGCACCGACCCGCAGCCGCCTGCCGTCGCTTACTGGAGTTCGCTCAAGCGTTCGGTCGCGCGGGTGCGTCCGGCGACGATGATGGTGCCGTCTGCTTCCACGACGGTTTCGGCGGTGGCGTGAGTGAAGCCTTCGCCGGGGAGTTTGATGGCGACGACCGTGATGCCGTAACGGGTGCGGACGGCGCTGTTGGACAGGAGGAGGCCGATGATGTCGGCCGGAGGGTTGGTCTTGACCATGGCGAAGTCGTCCTCGAACTCGATGTAGTCCAGCTTCCGGCCTCGTACGAGGTGGGTGACGCGCTGGCCCATGTCGTGCTCTGGGTAGACGACGTGGTGGACGCCGGCTCTGTGCCACCGACGACCAGATGAGACCTTGGCTTCAACCCGTCCACGTCTGAGTCGTCGACGCCGGTGTGCTGGTGACGTGTGGATTCGGTTCCGGTGGTACGCCGGCGCCAGGGATGTGCTCAGGCGGCTCGGCCGGTGAAAGAGCGGCTGAACTGCTGGCCCGACTGGACCATGCCGCGGACGTTGCCGAGCCGCTTCCTTTCGTACTCTCCGAGAGCCTGCGCCACCGTCGATCCGCGCACGCCCGCAGCAACGGATTCGGCGACGGCCTCGGCGTCGTGGAGCGATGCGCTGAAGCCCGAGCCGGTCATCGGCGTCGGCACATGCGCGGCATCTCCCACCAGGGCAAGACGCCCGTTAACGAGTTTATCGGGGACGTACTCGGCGATGGGGGTGCCGATGACGGCACGCCGCTCGATGCAATCGAGGATGGCCTCACGCCAGGGCGACGGCCACAGGTCTTCGGCTTTGTCCGCGAGCTCGCGCAAGGTCGCCTCCGGTATGTCGCCGGAGGTGAGCGACCGACGCACGACGTTGCCGACAACACTGCCCGTTTCGCATAGGAGATTGTTGTGGCTCGCGTCGTACCAGGCCCAGCCGACCTGGCGCGAGCCCGGGGCGACGGAACCGTCGGGGCCGGGCAGTGGGTAGCCGAGGAGATAGTCCTCTCCGCCACTGAGGATGTCGACGTCCCGCGGCAGGCGGCGCGAGGACGCGAGCGAGGACTCGTTGGTGAGGCCGAGCCAGATCAGGTAGCCGGCGAACGCCGCGTCGGGCTTGTCGGGTGCGACGCCGACGCGCACGACGCTTCCGTGGCCATCCGCTCCGATCACGACATCACCTCGGAATGTCTGCTGGTCCGAGGTGATCACCCACGCGGAATCCGCGTCCTGGTCGACGCTCCGTACGAGCGTATGGGGGCGCAGCTCGATATAGGGGTCGGCGTCGGCGGCCGCCCGGAGCCGGGCGTGGACCGCCATCCAGCTCTGCACACCGGGGGCCACTGAACTCAGTGGCGCCGAACCGCCGTGTGCGTGACGAGATCCCGTGATTCTGCTGAGGAGGCCCTCACTCACCCCGCCGAGAGCAGCCCCCTTCCGGGCCCGAGGGGCGGCTCCCGATCGCTCCAGCATCGTCACGTCGACTCCGGCGTGCGACAGGGCCAAAGCGGTCATCAGACCCGCGAGAGATGCACCGACGACGATGGCGGCGCCCTGGCGCTCGTCCCGGTTCCCGGAACGGGGCACGTCGCGCATAGCTGTGGTCATGCTGTTGTTCTCCTCAGGGGAGTCGTCACGGTGGTGGTGTGGCCGGGCGCGCTGTGGCGGACGCCGAGGCTCGGGGTGAACATCTCGGCGGCGCTGTCCAGCGTGCTCACCGGGCTCTTGCCAGTTGGGGCCCCATCCCCACGGAAGGGGGACACTGACCATGCAACCGGCAATGGCGATGACGTGGGAGTCTCGGTTGTGAGGGGCACCTGCAGGGACCCCCAGCTGGCATCCTGCAGGCCACGCCCTTTGGACCACTGGGCACTGCCGGACGCTCAGTGTGAGAGCAGCGCGCCGAGGTCGATCTTCCCGCTCTGCACTTGCGCGTCGTGGGGCTCGTTGAGTCCGCCGTCGGTGATGTACAACCGCTTCCCGCGCACTGCGGTGGCGGTGGGCGAGGCGAGGCCGTCCGAGGCGGTCAGCACGGTCCTGGTGGTGCCGTTCGGATAGACGACCACGATCTTGTTCTGTGTGTTCAGCGCGGCGAACACGACGTTGGAGTGGTCACTGAGGAAATTGAAGTCATCGATGCCAGTGAGGCCGTCGGCGACCGTGTGGATCCGGCCCGGAGTTCCGGTGGCGGTGACGGGGACCCGCAGCAGGGTGCCCTTGCTGAGGTTGGAGACCCATACGGCGCCGTTGTGGAAACGGAGTCCGTTCGCACCGTACGGCACGGGGGCGGACGCCTTGATCGCGAGGGCGGGGTCGACCAGCCAGGCGGCCGCGGGGCCGCCGGCGACCGGGACGGCCCAGACGGTGCCCTTCTGGCTGTCGGCGACGTACAAGGTGCGCCCGGCCGGATCGATGGCCAGACCGTTGGGGACTCTGTCGACGGGCAGGGCCGCGATGCGGTGAGGAGTGCCGCCGGGCGGCAGCTTCCACACCCCGTTCCGGGAGGCGTCGGAGGACCAGACGTTGTAGTAGACGGTGCCGTCGTGGCCGCGAGTGTTGCCGGTGATCCCGTCGCCCTTTTGCCCGGTGACCAGCACCGTGCGGTGCCCGGACGGCGTGATCCGCACCAGTGCCGGCCGTTCGCCCGCGGGCGTGCCCACCATCGAGACGGTCAGCGAATTGTCCGGGGCGACGGTGATGTTCTCGGGCACGTCGCCGGTGGCGAAGTCGAAGGCGGCCACGGTCTTCACATGGGTGACGGCGGGCTGCGCGTCCGTTTGTCCGGTCGCGGCGGACGCGTACGGTGCCGAGACGATGACGGCTGCCGTCGCGGAGATCGCCGCGAGCTTGAACGGCTTCTTCATGGATATGTTTTTCGTGGTCATTGCACTCTTTCGTTCTTTCCATCGGCGCCGCACGGGTACCGAGGTGTTCAGCGCTTTGGAGGCAGCAATGGGGAGAGCCACGACCGGGCCCAGGCCCGTGAGCCGTTCGGGCCCGGCCGGAGGGGGGGCGTCAGCGGCGCTGACGACGTGCCTGATCGGCTGGGGAGTCCCTAGTCGGGGATTGGGAAGCCGGCGTTCTCCAGGTTGAGCGAGTCCGGGTCGGGTCCGCCGCGTACGCCGGTGTCGAGGGCGTCGATCGCGGCCACCTCGTCGGGTGTCAGGGCGAAGTCGAAGACGTCGAAGTTCTCGGCGATGCGATGGGCTTTGACGGACTTGGGGATCGCGCAGAAGCCGTGGTCGAGGTGCCAGCGCAGCACGATCTGCGCGGACGTCTTTGCATGCTTGTCGGCCAGGGCCGTGATGACGGGGTCCTCAAGAGGGTTCGTCTCGGCGCCTCGGTAGACGTAGGAGCCGCCGATGGGCGACCACGACTGGGTCAGGATGCCGTGGCTTTCGTTCGCTGCGCGCCACTCGGGCTGCGTGTAGTAGGGGTGCACCTGGATTTGGTTGACGGCCGGGACGATGTCGGTGCGGGAGATGAGCTCTTCGAGCTGTTTGGGCGTCTGGTTCGACACGCCGATCGCACGGACGCGCCCCTCGGCGAGGAGCTTCTCCGCCGCCTTGTACGCCGCGATCGTCCTCTCGAAGTCGGACGGCAACGGCTGGTGCAGCAGCCACAGGTCGAGCTGCTCGATGCCCATTTTGCGCAGACTTACGTCGAAAGCCCGCAGCGCGGAGTCGTAGCCGTAGTCGCTGATCCACACCTTGGTCGTCACGAAGATCTCGGAGCGGTCCATGTCGGAGCGGGCGATCGCCTCACCGACCTCCCGCTCGTTGAAGTAGGCGGCGGCGGTGTCGATCAGCCGGTAGCCGTCGTGCAGCGCGGTCAGGACCGCGTCGGTGGTCTCCTCGGGGGCGCTCTGGTAGACGCCGAGTCCCAGGGCGGGGATCTGGACGCCGTTGTTCAGGGTGATGAGTGGGTTCGTTGCGGTCATGGTTCGCTCCAATCGTGGTGGGCGCACGCAGCGGTGCCCGCGTGAGGACGGGAAGGGGGACGCGGGCTCAGTCGGCAGAGACTGCTGTGGGCAGCTCGACGTCTGTGAGGTCGGCGCAGTACGTCAGCAGCCGATCCTGCACTTCGGGCGACTGCGTCGCCGGGTGCGGAGGGCGGGGCTGCTGGTGGTGGAAGTAGCGGCCGGTGACCAGCGCCGCCGCGTCGTCGGCGGCCGCCAGCCATGCCTGGGTCACCGGAGCCAGCCGCAGGTCGTCGGTGGCGCCACTGCCGCCCATCTTCGTGGCGACCCAGCCCGGGTCGACGGCGTTGGAGAGCACCTCGGGCCATTTCCTAGCGACGGCGAGCGTGAGAGCGGTGACGTGGAACTTCGACTCCGAGTACGCCTGGGAGCCCTGCCACGGCCGCGTCGTCCACTGCGGGTCCCACAGGGTGGCCTCGCCGCTGTGGTGCATGCCGGAGCTGAGATAGATGAGCCGTCGAGGCGGTGTGATCAGCGCCGTGAGGAGGTAGGGCGCCAGCACGTTGACCGCGAAGACGTCCGAGAGACCGTCTTCGGTCTCCACCTTGCCTCGCCCGTAGTAGCCGACGCCGGCGTTGTGGATGACCGCGTCGAAGGTGCCCAGGTCGTTGACCTGGGTGGCCACGTCGCGGCTCTGGGCGATGCTGGAGAGGTCACCGACGGCGACGCCCGCGTGGTCCGGGAGCGCGGCGTGTGCGTCGCGGGCCCGGGTGTTGTTGCGTGCGTGGAGCGCCACCGTGTGGCCCTGCCGCACGAGCAGTTGGGCGGCCATCAGGCCGAGGCCGTCGGTGGAACCGGTGATAAAGATGCGAGCCATGAGTATGTCCTGAAGGGTTCGGACCCCGCCTGTCGCTAGTCCGGGTCGCTGACCCGATTGCTGGTGGTGACCTTGAGGGGTGCGTCGAGCAGCGGGAGGAGTTGCTCGACGACCTTCGTCACGTTCGGGTGCTCGGCGTGTTCCACGACGGCTTCGGGCGAGGCCCAGCCGTCGACGATGTAGAAGGTGTCGGGCTCGTCCGACTGCTGGTAGAGGTCGTAGTAGAGGCATCCGGCTTCGGCCCGCGCGGGGCCCACGAGCTCCAGCAGGAGCTCCTTGACCTTGGCGCGGTGGGCAGGGTTGCCGCGTACCTCGCAGATGACGTGGCGCTCTGCCGACTTGAGCGTGGTCATGTGGGTTCCTCCGTCAGTTCTGGCCGGCGTAGACGCGGGTCATGCCGCCGTCCACGACGAGGTCGACGCCCGTGATGTAGCGGCTGGTGTCCGAGGCCAGGAAGACGAGGGCGTCGCCGATGTCCTCGGCCGTTCCCACGCGTCCGGCCGGGATTTCCTTCGCGACGCGCTCGACGTAGGCGGCGATGTCGTCGTCGCTCAGCTTCTGTTCGTGGCTGTAGCCCTCGGTGGGCACCACTCCGGGGCTGATCGAGTTGACCCGGATCCCACGGTCCTTGAGGTCCGTCGTCCAGCTGCGGGCGAGGGAGCGTACGGCCGCCTTCGACGACGCGTAGACGGCGAACCCGGGCAGCCCCATGTCGGCGGTGATCGACGCGTTGAGGACGATGGACGCGCCGTCGCGCAGGACGTCCAGCACGCTCTGCACCGTGAGGATGACGCCCTTGATGTTGATGCCGAGCTCGCTGTCGATCTGCTCCTCGCTCAGCTCAGCGAGGGGCGTGGCGTGTCCGCCACCCGCGTTCGCGAAGAGTATGTCGAGGTGGCCGTGCGCCGCCTTGATCGTTTCGGCGACGCGCAGCATGTCGCTCTTGCTCGTGACGTCGGCTCGGATCCCGGTGGCGGACGGGCCGAGCTTCTCCGCTGCGGCGTCAAGCACGTCCTTGCGCCGGCCCGTGATGTAGACGGTGGCTCCCTCTTCGATCAGACGCTTGGCGGCGCCGAAACCGAGTCCGGTCGTGCCGCCGGTGACCAGGGCGATCCGCCCCTTGAGTGCCTGCGCTTCCATGTGAACTTCTCCTGACGGGCAGGGCCCTCCTGACGAAGCGCCTTGAACGACGCTTCGTCAGGAACGGGCCGAGGGAGGATGATGACTTACCGGTTGATGGTCTTCTGCTGCGCTGCGGTGTACCGCTCGCCCTTGATCTGCACCTGGGCAACTGCCTCTTCGATGCGCCCGAGGTCCTCGGAGGTCAGCTCCACGTTGTCGGCGCCGATGTTCTCTTCGAGGCGGTGCAGCTTCGTCGTGCCCGGGATCGGTGCGATCCACGGCTTCTGCGCCAGCAGCCACGCGATGGCGGTCTGAGCCCGGGTCGCCTGCTTGGCGTCCGCGATCTCACCCAGCAGCGCGATCAGCGCGAGGTTGGCCTCACGCGCCTCTTCCTCGAAGCGCGGCAGCACGTTACGGATGTCGCTGGCCTCGAACTTCGTGTCCTGACTGATCGCGCCGGTCAGAAAGCCCTTGCCGAGCGGGCTGAACGGCACGAAGCCGATGCCCAGTTCTTCCAGGGTCGGCAGGATGATCTCCTCGGGCTCGCGCCACCACAGCGAGTACTCGCTCTGCAGGGCCGTGACCGGCTGGACCGCGTGGGCCCTGCGGATGACGTCCTCACCCGCTTCGGACAGGCCGAAGTGCTTGACCTTGCCTTCCTGGATGAGATCCCGGACCGTGCCGGCGACCTCTTCGATCGGCACGTCGGGGTCCACCCGGTGCTGGTAGAACAGATCGATGCGGTCGGTCTGCAGACGCTGCAGGGACTGCTCGGCGACCAGCCGGATCCGCTCCGGCCGACTGTCCAGCCCCGCTGCGGGGTTGCCGTCCTTGAACCCGAACTTCGTGGCGATGGAGACCTGGTCGCGCACCGGCGCCAGGGCCTCCCCCACCAGCCTTTCGTTCGCTTCCCCGTACCCCTCCGCGGTGTCGAAGAGCGTCACACCGCGCTCGGCGGCCGCCCGGATCAGCTTGATGGCCTCACCGGTGTCCGCGGCCTGGCCGTAGCCGAAGGTCATTCCCATGCAGCCGAGCCCGATCGACGACACTTCAAGCCCGCTGTTTCCCAGTACACGCTTCTTCATTTCGTTCTCCTTTCGAGTGGCCACGAGCGACGACAACGCCCTGGCCGGTGCAGGTCCTGATGGTCGTGAGGTAGACGGAGCGGCGCGGGGTCAGCTCGCGTCGGCGCCCTCGACGATGTTCTTCAGCTGGGTGATCGCGGACATCGCATTGGGCCAGCCGGCGTAGAACGCGATGTGGGTGATGGCCTCGACCAGCTCGTCCTTCGTCACTCCGTTCTCCAGCGCCTTCGGCAGGTGGAAGGCAAGCTGGTCGGCGCGGTAGAGGGCGACCAGGGTGGCCACGGTGATCAGGCTGCGGTCCCGCTGGGACAGTCCCTCACTCGCCCACACCTCGCCGAACAGGACGTCGTCGGTGAGCCGGACCAGTTCGGGCGCGAAGTCGCCGAGCAGCTTCTGTACGGCGGTCTGTTCTTCAGTCATGGCATTTCATCCTTTCTGCGTGTTTAATTAGCTGAAAAACTTAATCAGCAGATTTGATTGGTTTATTGCAGGAACACCCCGTGGTGTTCCGGAATCAGGCCGCCACGTGGTGAGCCTGAGCCTTGTGCGAGGTCTCCTCGTCCGCCGCAGGCAGGGACATCTGAGGCACGGCGGTCCGGGTGGCGCGCATCGCGGCGAGGACGAGCAGGGGAATCAGGCCCAGTCCGGCCATGACCGCGCCGACCACCTCCGGTCCGGTCACGCCCAGGGAGGTGTCCAAGGTCGTGCCCGCCAGCCAGGAGACGAGGGCGATCCCCACGTTGAAGGCCGACACCGTCAAGGCAGCGGCAAGGGCGGGCGAGGAGTGTCCGAAGCGCACGGCCAGCGGGGTGGCGATCGATGTGATGCCCAGACCCGTCACACCCAGGAGCACCACCAGGACGACGGTCGCCACAGGGCTGGTGGACAGCGGGATCAGCAGGAGCAGCACCAGCACCGAGGCGACGGAGGTGGTGATGAACGTGGCCAGCGGCCTGCGGTCGCCGAGGCGCCCGGTGATGTTCGTGCCCAGCAGAGCACCGACGCCGAAACCGACCAGCACGAGAGGTACGGCTCCTTCGGAAATCCCGGTCCGCTCGGTGAGCAACGGAGAGATGTAGCTGTACGCGGCCATGAATCCACCCGTGACGAGCGCGGTGGCGGCAAGGACCAGCCACATACGGCCATGGCGCAGGACGGCGAGCTGGGAGCGGACCGAGGGTGTCACCTCGGCGCGTTCCTCGGCAGGGATGAACCGGCCGATGACCAGGGCAGCCACGACCGCGAGGGCGGCCAGCGCCCAGAACGTGCCGCGCCAGCCGATCGCCTGGCCGACCCAGGAGCCCAGCGGCACACCGGCCACGATGGCCAGGCTCATTCCGCTCATCATCACGCCCATGGCGCGGGAGGCGGCGGCCGGTCCCGCGGCGGAGGTGGCCACGACCGAGGCGACGGAGATGAAGGTGCCGGTGGCCAGCGCGGTGACCACGCGTGCCGCGAGCGCGACGGTGAAGGAGGAGCTGAGTGCGGCGATCACGTGGCCGACGGCGAATACGGCAAGCGCCATGACCAGGGTGAAACGCCTGGGCAGGCGCAGCGTGGCGATCGAGATCGTGGGCGCGCCCACGATCATGCCGACCGCGAACGCCGTGATCAGCAGGCCGGCCGTGGAGACGCTGACGCCGAGGTCGGCGGACACCTCGGACAGGAGGGCCGCGATGATGTACTCGCTGGTGATCATCAGGAAGGTGCCGAGGGCCAGCAGCGGGACGACGAACGGCAGCCTGGCGGGCTTTTCTCGGTGAGAAGACATGCGGAGGTAGAGCCTTTGCTGAATATGGGGTGAAACAGGGAGCCGCGTCGCGGCAGCGGCCGAGGGCCGGCGCCGGTTCAGCCGAAGGAGTCGGCCTTGATGCTGTCCGGGTCGGGACCGCCGCGCAGGCCGGTGTCGAGGGCGTCGACGGCGGCCGTCTCGTCGGCGGTGAGCGCGAAGTCGAAGATGCCGATGTTCTCCGCGATGCGGTGCGGCGTGACGGACTTCGGGATCGCGGACAGGCCGTGCTCGATGTGCCAGCGCAGCACGATCTGCGCGGGGGTCTTGCCGTACCTGGCCGCGATCTGAGTGATGACCGGGTCCTGCAGCGGGCTCTTGCCCGCCTGCGGGGCCTCGGGCCAGTACAGGTTCACCGCGCCGAGGGGCGACCATGCCTGGGCGACGATGCCGAGGCCGGCATGCGCCTCGCGCAGCTCGCCCTGGATGAAGTACGGGTGCAGCTCGACCTGGTTGACCGCCGGTACGACGTCGGTGCGCACGATCAGGTCGTCCAGACGCTCGGCGCTGAAGTTGGAGACGCCGATCGCCCGCACCCGCCCGTCGGCCAACAGCTTCTGTGCCGCCTTGTACGCGGCGACTGTGGAATCGAACTCGGACGTGTACGGAAAGTGCAGCAGGTACAGGTCCAGGTAGTCCAGGCCCAGCCTGCCCAGGCTGGCGTCGAAGGCACGCAG
The Streptomyces sp. NBC_01723 genome window above contains:
- a CDS encoding ABC transporter ATP-binding protein, translating into MRRTGPAAAHVPVPKRRILKLFRPYRRSLLFVGVLVVASSLVSLVNPFLIREIIDVALPQGRTGLLSVLALGMVVVAVANSSFNVWQTYLSAKVGQLVMHDLRTAVYSHLQRMSLAFFTRTRTGEVQSRIANDIGGMQVTVTTTATALVSDVTTVLTTVTAMALLDWRLTLASLFVLPGFVWVSRHVGDELRVLTRARQRQFADLSSNVQESLSVSGIMLGHTMGRSRSLSDAFAGQSRKLTDIEVRASTAGLWYQSTIWIVMAAMPAVIYWVAGLSAGGGHMSVSIGALVAFATLQQILFRPAQRLLTIGLDIQSSLELFGRIFEYLDLPVDVAEPERPVVPASLRGEVQLRGVGFRYAGAERATLEGVDVTVGAGRSLAVVGETGSGKTTLSYLIPRLYDATSGVVTIDGVDVRDLSFDTLAAAVGVVSQETYLFHASVADNLRFAKPDASDEELVAAARVAHIHDYLMSLPDGYDTVVGERGYRFSGGEKQRLAIARAILRDPPVLVLDEATSALDTQTERAVQQAVDAASAGRTTITVAHRLSTVRNADEILVLDGGRVAERGTHDELLALGGHYATLVRRDGEMAVV
- a CDS encoding TrkA C-terminal domain-containing protein, which codes for MGQRVTHLVRGRKLDYIEFEDDFAMVKTNPPADIIGLLLSNSAVRTRYGITVVAIKLPGEGFTHATAETVVEADGTIIVAGRTRATERLSELQ
- a CDS encoding FAD-dependent monooxygenase, which produces MTTAMRDVPRSGNRDERQGAAIVVGASLAGLMTALALSHAGVDVTMLERSGAAPRARKGAALGGVSEGLLSRITGSRHAHGGSAPLSSVAPGVQSWMAVHARLRAAADADPYIELRPHTLVRSVDQDADSAWVITSDQQTFRGDVVIGADGHGSVVRVGVAPDKPDAAFAGYLIWLGLTNESSLASSRRLPRDVDILSGGEDYLLGYPLPGPDGSVAPGSRQVGWAWYDASHNNLLCETGSVVGNVVRRSLTSGDIPEATLRELADKAEDLWPSPWREAILDCIERRAVIGTPIAEYVPDKLVNGRLALVGDAAHVPTPMTGSGFSASLHDAEAVAESVAAGVRGSTVAQALGEYERKRLGNVRGMVQSGQQFSRSFTGRAA
- a CDS encoding SMP-30/gluconolactonase/LRE family protein, producing the protein MTTKNISMKKPFKLAAISATAAVIVSAPYASAATGQTDAQPAVTHVKTVAAFDFATGDVPENITVAPDNSLTVSMVGTPAGERPALVRITPSGHRTVLVTGQKGDGITGNTRGHDGTVYYNVWSSDASRNGVWKLPPGGTPHRIAALPVDRVPNGLAIDPAGRTLYVADSQKGTVWAVPVAGGPAAAWLVDPALAIKASAPVPYGANGLRFHNGAVWVSNLSKGTLLRVPVTATGTPGRIHTVADGLTGIDDFNFLSDHSNVVFAALNTQNKIVVVYPNGTTRTVLTASDGLASPTATAVRGKRLYITDGGLNEPHDAQVQSGKIDLGALLSH
- a CDS encoding aldo/keto reductase codes for the protein MTATNPLITLNNGVQIPALGLGVYQSAPEETTDAVLTALHDGYRLIDTAAAYFNEREVGEAIARSDMDRSEIFVTTKVWISDYGYDSALRAFDVSLRKMGIEQLDLWLLHQPLPSDFERTIAAYKAAEKLLAEGRVRAIGVSNQTPKQLEELISRTDIVPAVNQIQVHPYYTQPEWRAANESHGILTQSWSPIGGSYVYRGAETNPLEDPVITALADKHAKTSAQIVLRWHLDHGFCAIPKSVKAHRIAENFDVFDFALTPDEVAAIDALDTGVRGGPDPDSLNLENAGFPIPD
- a CDS encoding SDR family NAD(P)-dependent oxidoreductase; the encoded protein is MARIFITGSTDGLGLMAAQLLVRQGHTVALHARNNTRARDAHAALPDHAGVAVGDLSSIAQSRDVATQVNDLGTFDAVIHNAGVGYYGRGKVETEDGLSDVFAVNVLAPYLLTALITPPRRLIYLSSGMHHSGEATLWDPQWTTRPWQGSQAYSESKFHVTALTLAVARKWPEVLSNAVDPGWVATKMGGSGATDDLRLAPVTQAWLAAADDAAALVTGRYFHHQQPRPPHPATQSPEVQDRLLTYCADLTDVELPTAVSAD
- a CDS encoding putative quinol monooxygenase, producing the protein MTTLKSAERHVICEVRGNPAHRAKVKELLLELVGPARAEAGCLYYDLYQQSDEPDTFYIVDGWASPEAVVEHAEHPNVTKVVEQLLPLLDAPLKVTTSNRVSDPD
- a CDS encoding SDR family NAD(P)-dependent oxidoreductase encodes the protein MEAQALKGRIALVTGGTTGLGFGAAKRLIEEGATVYITGRRKDVLDAAAEKLGPSATGIRADVTSKSDMLRVAETIKAAHGHLDILFANAGGGHATPLAELSEEQIDSELGINIKGVILTVQSVLDVLRDGASIVLNASITADMGLPGFAVYASSKAAVRSLARSWTTDLKDRGIRVNSISPGVVPTEGYSHEQKLSDDDIAAYVERVAKEIPAGRVGTAEDIGDALVFLASDTSRYITGVDLVVDGGMTRVYAGQN
- a CDS encoding aldo/keto reductase gives rise to the protein MKKRVLGNSGLEVSSIGLGCMGMTFGYGQAADTGEAIKLIRAAAERGVTLFDTAEGYGEANERLVGEALAPVRDQVSIATKFGFKDGNPAAGLDSRPERIRLVAEQSLQRLQTDRIDLFYQHRVDPDVPIEEVAGTVRDLIQEGKVKHFGLSEAGEDVIRRAHAVQPVTALQSEYSLWWREPEEIILPTLEELGIGFVPFSPLGKGFLTGAISQDTKFEASDIRNVLPRFEEEAREANLALIALLGEIADAKQATRAQTAIAWLLAQKPWIAPIPGTTKLHRLEENIGADNVELTSEDLGRIEEAVAQVQIKGERYTAAQQKTINR
- a CDS encoding carboxymuconolactone decarboxylase family protein, coding for MTEEQTAVQKLLGDFAPELVRLTDDVLFGEVWASEGLSQRDRSLITVATLVALYRADQLAFHLPKALENGVTKDELVEAITHIAFYAGWPNAMSAITQLKNIVEGADAS